DNA from Nymphaea colorata isolate Beijing-Zhang1983 chromosome 4, ASM883128v2, whole genome shotgun sequence:
ATGAAGTCTTGTCTGTGgctatatacatatacatatacctCAATCATGTAACGGAgcaaatttttccttttatatactTCAGTTTGCTAGCTAGACAGTGTACACCTTCATAGTCTGCTCAATCTTAGCACGGCAAACAGGGCAGCCCCAATTCTTTGCTTTGATTTCATTCAGGCAAGACATGCAACCAGCCAAGTGACCACAAGGAATGCATGCACCTTCTATTGGAGCATCCCAGCAGATCACACATGCAGAGGAACCATCTCCGTCCTTGGATAGACCTTGACGTGAACCATCCTGTTTAGGAGGCATTTCCAGATCAACTGGGCTGCAGTCGACAGTTGGATATTGAACTGGACCTTCAGGAAGAGGTGGAGCTGAAGGAGCAAAGGATTCAGCAGCGAAAGAGGTCCCAACAATTGTGGTTTCATGCAGTTCCTGACCTTGGCAAATCTGAGTGGGCACACTGCTTGGACCTGCTTCAGATGCACCCAATCCATTGGCCTTATAGCCACTAGGCTTAGCTGGCCAGTAATCTTCATGAGTTTTTGATGTAGATGCAGGTCTGTCATCTCCAGCTTTTGGAGGCGGAGGGACATTGCTAAGTCCCCAGCCATTGTAGCTAGGACTCCCAGCAGAGTTTCCCCAACCATTAGTGCTAATAGCTTGAATGCTCTGGTCTGTGGTGGGAAAAGGGGGCACGTTTTCCTCCATAGCTGATTGAATTGAAGCATTGATGGCCATGGCTATCTCAAGATCCTCAGTGGAAGATGCAACAGAGGTTGCTGGAGTGCTTATCTGTGGAGTTCCTCTGCAAGCTTCACAAAGCCTCTTGATTTGTTCCTTGTCACCCTCATTTGCAGACAAGAATTTGAACTTAGTTCCTGTTAAAATTACACAGTAAGTATGCAGGTGACCATGAAATGACTCGTTTCCTAATGCAGACTTGGTCGAGTTCTCCAATAAAAAGGAGAAGACAACTAAGTAATTCCAGAACAGCATCAGTCTGACCATTAAAGAGCAAAACTATTGGATTATACACATAAAGGTTAACCTGACAACTGTAAAAAAGTCAATAAATTATTCATGTGGTTCTCACTCCCTGGCAGACTTGCAATCTTTCCCATCAGGTCCATGCAGATAACAAAGATTATGAGCAACTGTTAAGGTGTTCAATGTGTCCAGCAAGGTGGACTATATGGCCACCAATTGTGTCTTCCTCTCCAAGATTCCAAAAAGAAACTTCCGGAATGATAGAGTGTCAATGGCCATTGCATTTGAAAATGCGGTTAAGTACTGTACTTCACTTTCACTTTGATTTGTTAAATTATCATTTCCTTCTGCCGAGAATTGTGATACTTCTTTGTCCGAAAGAACTTTCATGAATGTTCTTCACTTAGTGCTTAAATTGTTAAGACCTTCATTGTACTTATGGACCATGTATCTGTTATGCCGAATAAGTTTTGTGAGATCAAGCAGAAGGAACCAATCATAAAAGTTTCACAACAAAATTTCAACTCATGGAAATCTTATGATTAATGTGCACAAAATTTTATACTCTAAATCAGAGAACTTACTGCTATTCTTGTCAAAAATAATCAGGACAGGATCTGGGTGGTTAAGTTTTGGTTCCTCAATCTCAGACTTCCATAGTGAAATAACTGTCCGTGGCTGTGCTGTCTGTGAAACAGATGACATCACAGCATCAAAGATAAAATATCTCCAAAAAATGCAGATAAGTAatttgaacaaagaaaaaattatatatggtACACAAATTTGCCTCATATATCATTGAAAAGATTCATACCTGTAAGCTAAGATAAACAGCAAGCTCGAACTTTTTGGGATTGGTGCGGTTACGAGAATGAGATGGTATAACCACCACCCAACTGAGAACAAAGAAATTATATTGCagattatttattattttgttagaTAACTGATGCATAACCTGACTATAATTGAACtaacaaaaaatccaaaacaaattactggccttggcaagaGTTTTGCTAGATTGCAAGCCAAAGGAAATAAATGGCCATCAAGCAAATACTAACACTTTTTTTGATACCCATTGAGGTGCTAATGCCTCCAATATACCTGGTCCAGAAAGCTCCCGAACCCAACCACAGAATAGGCAGATGTGACCCTGGATAGAAGTTATTATTAACACAAAGAAGATCAAAATTATGTATTCAATTCAATGAGCAATTTGATGCATGTAAAAGAGTTCAAAAGAAGACATGCATGCACAAATGTAAATGAGCACATACAGCCACAGATAGATGCAGCTGTGTGGAAGGATGGACAATGTAAATAGTTAGGCAGATCAATGCACAAACTTCACGGATAATTACCTCAATAATGCGGACAACATTAATATGTCCTTTTGCCCTTGCCATGTCAAGAGGAGTTTGACAGTCATCATTCATCAACCCTGGATTAGCTGAAACAGGAAAAAGGAGCAACTTTGGAAGTTTGATAGATGACCATGACCATGTTGTCATATACAGAGGGCtcccttcaaaaatattttccaaTAAAATTTGTCAATGTAAGATACACAAGCAATCCACGAACACACCTCCACGTGAGAGAAGTAAAAGCACTGTTCTGTCAAGGCCTCTTTTAGCAGCATGATGCAAAGGAGTTCCTCCATGAGAACCTGAGATATTCTTGGACATGAGAAGCAACCAGCAATCGCTAGGTTTAAGAATTATAGGAGCAAATTATATGAACTATTCTAAGTTCTGTAAAGAATTTGAAACCATTAAACCTTCATCAGTAGATGTTGTTTACAAGgtttaatgagaaaaatatgtcCCAAACAGCCTTTCTCCACCAACACGGAGCATTCCCTGCTCGGTTCTAGTAAGTTACTTGAACAGGTCCCAAATAAGAAAGCTAGAACCCCAGAAAGAGTTTACAGTAATTGGACTtagggagaaaagaaaaaaaaaacaacacatACCAGGCCGGTAAGCATTCAAATTGGCACCGAGTTCAATTAGACACTCTGCTACACCTAAAAGCTCGCCCCTTGTACATGCCAGAATAAGTGGGGTTCTTCCATCCTTGTCTACCCGCTGCATGAAAGACACATTATCTATACAGTAAATACTTACTAATAATAGCAAATACTTCATCCAAGAAAGACACTTCAATTAATTGAAAACAAGATACAACAATAACCAGAATAAATGGTACTCCACATAAATGCTCCTTTCTAACAAAATTCCCCCAAAAGTTCCAAACTATGAGATCCTTGTTGCGTTCACTTGCACAGTAATTATGAAAAATGAGATTGATGAAAGCAGCCATGTACAATATGATGGACTACGTACTAACAAGAAGCAACTAATGCCAAATAGGCCTTTCGAAGGTGCCAAAGTAAGAGTTAAACCATAGGATCCACATTCAGAAGCAGAAAAACTGCCGACCTTCAATGGAAAAGCCCAAAATCAAGACTGCATAGTTGGCTACACAAGTACCACCCATCATTGTCTTTCTCATGGGGTGCGGCAGTTCATTGTCTAATCGATTACTAAACCATGGGGCGAACAGGAAAAAAGcggaaagaaaatggaaagaaaaacagTCGACCACCTCAGCATCACATTCTTCTACTAGAAGTTCAGAATTTCCTAGAACTCAGCTTCAGATTAAACTATGGAAgtcaacagaagaagaagaagaagaaagtacAAACGCAattcattaacaaaaacaaggaGGAATATAATTCGAAATGGTAAGCTGCATAACTAACATAGACTACTTAGTTCATAAAACTTACTACCATGCTCAGACAATATAAGaacgaaaaggaaaagcaaaaggcAACCATCAGTTATTTGACCAAGGCATTGGCCTGTTAGCTACAGTATAATGATTCTAGAAATATTAAGATAATTTATTATGCAGCTCCGCGGACAAGCTCTCCCATCAATCAACCATCCGTCTCAACACAATGCGCAGTAGGTATTGCAGTAGAGATGCATAATAAATCTTATCATAGCGTTTCAGTTAGACAAGACTACTGCCTCCAAATGTATAAAATGAAACGTAGAATTTAAGGGCAAACTGCATAGAGCAACAATCAGTTCGGAGGTTTTCCTCCACATTTACCAAAAAGGATGATGATGAAAGAAGCCAATCATTCGAAATCTTAACTTCGAAAACCAGTCACCAAATCCTAACGGTTACACACTGTCGCTTTGACAGCAGCATGGCAGGGTTTCTTCTAACGAACGGACGCCTCCAGGTAAGAAATGTGGGTAAAGCTAGGACAGAAACTTCCCCTCGCCACccaggaaaacaaaaaggaatgaCCAAGGAATCAACAAAAGAGAAATTctgaaaagggaaaggaaaaacaaacctCATATGACGACCATCCGGGACATGATCAAACggagaaaagaagagacaaagaaaaagagaaaccgCACCTCGAGGTTGGCGCCCTCTCGACAAAGAGATCGAATGGCGCCGACGTTTCCAATCGTCACCTGCTGAAGCAGCAGTTCATCCTTGGATTGCTGAGCGCCCATCCGATCCTCCGCCCCAGACTAaagactgaagaagaagaacatcaaGTAACCAGTGTTaattcacccaaaaaaaataatcTAGGGCTCTGAAAGACAGAAAGACGCAAAAGGCAGGAGACAATACGAAATTTATGAGAGGAAAAGGGGAATAGAATCACGAGAGAGGCTGTAAACGCTACGTGGGGCGTCCAATTCTAGGAAATGTTAGTTTCCATGTTTGCCTGGAAGGAAGGAAAATTGAAAGGGATTTTCAGGGGGAGGAAAGACTTTCCAGGAAGCTTCGGGTTGAATGAGAAGGATTTTTTGCTTTGTCCGCAAGAAAAAACCCTGGCTCGGTTTGATTGAAGGCTggatcctttttttgttttttcttttgtttacgTCGACATCTTGTAGGGGCGGGATTGCCGGCGTTTTCAAACTTCTTTCGTCCTCAGTTTCTTCCGCGTTCTGTTCGCGTTGATCGGCAAGGCAGGTGAAAAACCTCAGCATTGACGAATTGACGCGTGAGAGCAAGCACTCGAGCATCAAGCATCCATCACGGTTTCATGCGCCTAGGTTTTACGTACGAGGGAAATGGCCGTATTAGAAAGATTTAACCCCAATCCTCCTTCCGATTTATGCGGATGATAAAGTTTGAGTCTGTTCTAACTTTACTTCTAACCGATTTGTTACCGTTTTTTATCAGATCAATTATTTTCTAATTATTGCTTTTCGTCAGTGGCGGTATGGCTAAACTTTGACATTTACAATCGGGCCTCTGTATTTGGTACGGCTAACATTTACATTCACAAACGTCGTTTATAAAAATTAGGTTTCATTACGTTGAACTTAGGTTGAGTTTGGATACGCTCTCAAAACTGATGAAAACCTCCTTGAACAGAAAGATCTGGAGTCCAACGTTCTAGCGAAGCTAGCAATATCGCTCATATTTTAGTCGTCAAGAGTCGTGAGCCCTTGGGTTGCTTTATGAGGTCAGCCGTAAAAGGCTCCAAGatcaaactcttcaaaatgaaagcacGTGAAGTGACTTAAGATCACATGTTTGATTTAGCGAAAGTAAGTTTAGAACATTTTTTAATCGATGATTACAATAAATATGATAATCATCAgagcaataaacaagaaaatatagAGCGCATCAACCGGTGCAGCAATGATCATTAATATAACAAATTATCATACCGAGGCATGGTTGCTGAAAAaataactataatttttttaaaactgaaaatCAGGGCGAAATCTAAAAAGTTGCATCCGCAAACTAAGTCATTAAATCTCGATATTTAATGAAACACGGATTTTTGGATCACAAAGCTACGCTGAGAGGTGTAACCCTTTAGTACTTTCCTTTCAAACTTCAATCGGTATTCAtgtagcaaaagaaaaaaaaaggttttagcTATTTCAACGTCCACCACTCTTCTGTACTCTCTACagtattttatttgtttttcttgagaGCAGAAGGCCGTATGCTAAACCACGTTctcaaaagaaattaaacaaattcACATGCAGGTGGCAATTGTGTCCGTGTACATTAATGATGCAGCTATTAGGTTAGGTTCCCAACCAAAAAGATGAATGCGGTCCATCTCTCAACCGAATAAGAGTGGATTTCTTTGAAATATCATGAGCAACGTGACTTGACAGGTTATGAGCAGTCTTACCATTTACTTAGCAGCAGCAAGAAAACTGAACGTGCTGGTGCCCCCAGAAGGGCAACCAAAAAGATAGGTATGAGTGAGGTAGGTGGGCTTAAATAACAATCATCTATTGATTGAAAATCAAGGCATTTGCAATGGGTATCAGTTAAGGCTGCTTGGTGTCATGGGAAGCGTGAGCTTCATTCTTGAGGAAACCATTCGCTAGACAAATCGAACGTGACAAGAGAATCTCATTCTTGGTCTCCTTTTCAGTTTGGCAAATGTCTTAGGTGGAAGCGGGATTGAGGATTTTTCTTTCAGAATCTGCGAAAGAAGGCTTCCTTTTCATAGATGTGTATTTTCAGAAGCAAGTTGGGGTTAGGCAATCTGCCTACCAAATTACGCCACTCTCAACCAATTTGTTGCGACATTGCTGGATATTAAGTTTCCTGACTTCTTCAACTCGAATATCTGAGGTCGAGTGACT
Protein-coding regions in this window:
- the LOC116252934 gene encoding putative E3 ubiquitin-protein ligase XBAT34; amino-acid sequence: MGAQQSKDELLLQQVTIGNVGAIRSLCREGANLERVDKDGRTPLILACTRGELLGVAECLIELGANLNAYRPGSHGGTPLHHAAKRGLDRTVLLLLSRGANPGLMNDDCQTPLDMARAKGHINVVRIIEGHICLFCGWVRELSGPGILEALAPQWVSKKVWVVVIPSHSRNRTNPKKFELAVYLSLQTAQPRTVISLWKSEIEEPKLNHPDPVLIIFDKNSRTKFKFLSANEGDKEQIKRLCEACRGTPQISTPATSVASSTEDLEIAMAINASIQSAMEENVPPFPTTDQSIQAISTNGWGNSAGSPSYNGWGLSNVPPPPKAGDDRPASTSKTHEDYWPAKPSGYKANGLGASEAGPSSVPTQICQGQELHETTIVGTSFAAESFAPSAPPLPEGPVQYPTVDCSPVDLEMPPKQDGSRQGLSKDGDGSSACVICWDAPIEGACIPCGHLAGCMSCLNEIKAKNWGCPVCRAKIEQTMKVYTV